Genomic segment of Bubalus kerabau isolate K-KA32 ecotype Philippines breed swamp buffalo chromosome 6, PCC_UOA_SB_1v2, whole genome shotgun sequence:
cctggcgggctacagtccatggggttgcaaagagtcggacatgactgaacgatttcactttcacatagagtgggcttcccagtggcccagacaataaagaatctgcctgcagtgcaggagacctgggttcaatccctgggttgggaagattccccggaggaggaaatggcaacccactccagtattcttgcccggagaatcacgtggacagaggatcctggcagactacagtccatggggtcgcaaagagtcggacatgactgagtgacgaacactttgacttttcatggAGTAGTTGGAGAGattaaattttgattaatttatacatatgcatatgtgtatacctATATGTAGCTTAGGACAGTGCCTGTCTTAGCAAGTCAGCTGCCATCAATATTATTTCCTTAATCCAGCCTTATCTGTGTTAAAACTCCTCCTCTCCCAGTCCTGATCTGCACTATGTAGGCCATATAGAGGCGGGGTCAGCAGCAGGCTGGAGTGACCCTGGAGGTGTATGTTTGGGGAGCGACCCTTCCCCTGGCTCATGGGCCCTGTGCTCTCTCCCCTGCAGATGTCCATGAAGGAAGTGGGTGATGGCTTGCAGGATCAGATGAACTGTATGATGGGGGCGCTGCAAGAACTGAAGCTCCTGCAGGTACAGACGGCCCTGGAGCAGCTGGAGATCTCTGGAGGGGGTCCTGCTCCAGGTTCTCCCGAAAGCCCCCGGACACAGCTCGAGCCCCCTCAGTGGGAGGGCAGCAGAGGTCCTGTCAGACCTGGGGCCTGCTCCCCTTCCAACCAAGCTTCTCTTGGCAGCACCAGCAGCGGCAAGTTTCCGTCGCATAGGAGTGTGTGTGGGAGGGAGCTGGCCACCCCGCCCAGGACACCgctgccagagccccagccctATGCCCAGCAGGGGCCAGAGCTGGCGGAACCTGATGACTGGACCTCCACGTTGATGTCCCGGGGCCGGAATCGACAGCCTCTGGTGTTAGGCGACAACGTTTTTGCGGACTTGGTGGGCAACTGGCTGGACTTGCCAGAACTGGAGAAGGGTGGCGAGAAGGGTGAGACAGGGGAGGCGGGAGAGCCCAAAGGAGGGAGGGGCCAGCCTCGGGAGCTGGGCCACAGGTTCGCCCTGACAGCAAACATCTTCAGGAAGTTCTTACGTAGCGTGAGGCCTGACCGCGACCGGCTGCTGAAGGAGAAACCAGGCTGGGTGACACCCACGGCCTCTGAGCCCCGAGCTGGACGCTCCCAGAAGGTCAAGAAGCGGAGCCACTCCAAGGGCTCTGGACATTgccccttcccaggtggctcagagccCAGAAGAGGAGAGAATGCTTCCACTGGCTGCCCCAAGGCCCTGGAATCCTCGCCCTCTGGCTTTGATATTAACACAGCTGTTTGGGTCTGAATCCTAGAGACAGAAATGTGACTGAACCCAAAAGGGCCAGGTCCCAGTGCTGGGCCCCTGGGAAAGAGGCCAGGCGGGGTCCCTTCCCGCAACAAAGGACGAAGAAGAAGCAAGAGGGTCTGGAGCTGGGTTGACAGGCCTGTAGTTGGGAGAGGCCATGGCAGGCGCTGGCTGGCAGGGGAGGGCAGAGCTcctggacagagagagagagagagagagagagagagagagagagagagagacagtgtgtgtgtgtgtgtgtgtgtgtgttgcaacCCGGCTGGAGGTAACAGCAGGGGAGGGCCTGAGGGAGGAGACCAGGAAATCCATCTGACATTCCTTCACTGCCCCCAAAGACCTCACTTGAACATTCTGCATGGATCTGGCACTGGGGCCTCAGGTTCCCCAGAGATGCCGCCAATAAAGACCTTGTTTCTCGTGTCCCCAGGCTCGTGTGCTTCCTTGGCAAAGCACTGCTCCAGGCACAGGTATTGAAGCCCAGCCCTCCTGGGAGTGGGAGCAGAGTGGCAAATTCCCACCCCACTGCCTTCTGTTGCCTTTGAGACTTCACCCCATCCCCAGACCCTGGGCCACAGCTGAATAAAGAGTGTGTGTATAAGGAGTGCATGGGGAAGCCCACGCCTTTCCACAAGCACATGAAAGAAAGCCAGTATTTGTATGGCGCGCAAAATGTTTGGAATCCTTTTCACATCCATGATCTCCCTTGTAAATGGGCAAGAAAGGCAGGTAATATTCCCAATTTCCAGATGAGGAAGCAAGCCTGGATATGCTATCCCATCCAAGGATGGGCTGCAGGCAGTGGCTGACTAAAGAGCAGATGCTGGGCTCTAGAACCCCACATACTCCTTCCGCAACACCCTGTTCCCCAGGCACAACCCCCACCCAGGGCACCAGAACCTGTAAATTCACCGGCGAGGTGAGGGTGAGCCAAGAAGAAATGCACACTCGGGCTTCATCTTCCCCTCATCCAGAACAATCCACAGTGGAGGGGCAGCGGCTCCGCTCCAGCACCGAGGCTGCACCTAAAGCCTCGCTGGGCACGTGGCCCGGACAGCCTGCTGCCAGATCCAGGGCCCGCCCACTCGGGTGGGGAACACCCACAGGCTGGGAAAAGACAATGTGGGTCCCTGTTTGGGCTGAGCCTGCCCAGGAGGgcactcccttcctcctcctttgcCTTCTCCTGGCTGAACTCCCCTCTGCCtgacgggggtgggggtgacAGCTGCAATTAGAGGCCAGACGCCTTCCTGCCCTCAGAG
This window contains:
- the INKA2 gene encoding PAK4-inhibitor INKA2; this translates as MDCYLRRLKQELMSMKEVGDGLQDQMNCMMGALQELKLLQVQTALEQLEISGGGPAPGSPESPRTQLEPPQWEGSRGPVRPGACSPSNQASLGSTSSGKFPSHRSVCGRELATPPRTPLPEPQPYAQQGPELAEPDDWTSTLMSRGRNRQPLVLGDNVFADLVGNWLDLPELEKGGEKGETGEAGEPKGGRGQPRELGHRFALTANIFRKFLRSVRPDRDRLLKEKPGWVTPTASEPRAGRSQKVKKRSHSKGSGHCPFPGGSEPRRGENASTGCPKALESSPSGFDINTAVWV